The genomic segment GAGTAATATACACAAATACTTTAAACTTGCTAGAAAAAGCGATGATGGGCTTCAATCAAGCTTTGAAGATGTGGTTCAAGGTCATAAAGAGCTTACTCTAAATAGGCATAGGGCAAGTATAGTTTTTGATGAGTTTGATAATGTTGCAAATGAAAAAAAGATAAATCTTATAAAGGCTGATATATATAATTCAATTAGTGATAATTGGAGCAATATAATGCTTCTTGGTTTGGTTGGTATGTGTATATTTTTATCCATTTCTCTAAATTGGGCTAGTTTACAAACAGCTATCACGGCAGCTTTAACGATACTTTTTTTAAGAACTTCTTTGACTTCACTTATAGGCTCTGTTCCTACCTTGCTTAGTGCTAAGGTGAGTTATGAAAAACTAACGAGCTTAAATTTTGTTGATTATAAAGATGATTTTTTGCCTAAAAGTTTACTTGATAAAAATTGGAAAGAGCTTCGTTTTGAAAATGTAAATTTTAAATATAATGATAAATTTGGATTAAAAAACTTAAATTTAAAAATAAATCGTGGTGATATGATATTTTTAATAGGCAAAAACGGAAGTGGTAAAAGCACTTTTTCAAATTTGGTTTGTGGCTTGTTGCAGCCAAGTTCGGGAAAAATCTACCTTGATGATGTTGCTATTGGTCATGACAACTTGTCTGATTTTCAAAGCAATATAAGTGCTATTTTTAGTGACCTTTATCTTTTTTCACAAGTCATAGATGAAAATGGTGATTTTTCAAATGAAGAAGAATATACTAAATTGCTTAATATGTTAAAAATAGAAGATAAAGTTCAGGTTTTAAATGGCAAACTTAGTACCACTTCTTTATCTACTGGGCAAAGAAAACGACTTAGTCTGCTAGTCGCACTTAGTGAAAAAAGAAGTTTGCTTATACTTGATGAGTGGGCTTCTGATCAAGACCCGGTTTTTAAAAGAGTTTTTTACAGAGAAATTTTACCATATTTGAAAAATCAAGGAATTAGTATTTTAGCTATTAGTCACGATGATTCTTATTTTGATATAGCAGATAGGATACTTTTAGCAAAAGATGGATGTATAAGAGAGCTTTTTGGAGAAGAAAGAGCGATAGCTAGCATTGATGCTGTTGAAAAAATAAGCTAAAATAAAGTCTTTAAAAGAGATAATAAAAGCTTAAAAAAGGAGATAAATTTTGAAATTTAAAGAATTTAAGAAAGCAAAAACTTTAAGCTTGGCAAATTTATTATCTTTATCAAATTTAAAACTAGCCAATGAGCTTAAAGAGTGTGAGTTTAAGTATATTTCTTGTTTAAATGATGAAATTTTAGGAAGCAAAAATCTAATAAAATGCGAAATAGGAAGCATTAGCTATGTATTAGCGTTGCTTTGTAAATACACATTAGATATCAAAGATGAGTATTTTGATGGATTAGATGAAGGCTATTTGAGCGGTGAATGTAGTGTTGGGGAAGAAGAATTTGATGAGTTAAAAGAGTGGATGAAAGATGTAAAAAATATAATTATAGACTCTTCATTCTTTACTCATCCTGACTCTAAAATGCTTTTTGAGTTTTTGAACTTGTTTGATATTGATATAGTTTTAGCTGATGGCGAAGCTAGTGAGATAAAAATTGATAAAAAATTTACCGAGTTAAAAGAGCTTGATGGTTATGATGGTAGTGTTATTTATCAGTATATTTCGCAAGACTCTTTTGTAAAAGGTGGCACAAGCTTTGCTATTGCAAGTAAGGTAAAAGGTAAGGATAATATTTTTTTAAAAGCAGAAGATTTTGAGCTTAATGCCGATTTTATACTAGATACAACTTTAAAAGGAACGATAGCTTTTGTGCCTGTAAAAAAGGTAAATGGATATAATTTTAGGTTGGTTAGAGTCCAAAAGATATAATGAATAAAATTTTATTATTTTTATTTTGCCCATTTTTGCTTTTTGCTTTTACTATTAGTTTAAATAGTGGTATTGAAAATAAAAAATCTTATAGTGTCTTAAAGATTAGTGATGATAAAGAATTTGAGTGTGTTGAACAAATTTTGGCTTATAACACAAAAAGATATGCTTGTATGTTGGATGATAATGGCATGATGGACATACAAGATGTTGAACTTGATCTTATGGATATAAACTACAAAAAACAAGATGGAAAGTTTTTTATAGTTGTCTTGCCAAAGGCAAACTCAAGACTTATAAACACCGAAAATAAGTTGTATTTTGATACTAACGTTAAGACAAATAAAAGCAAAACTTCAAAACAATTTGATATTGTTGTGGATCCAAATTTAAAAGAGTTTGATGAAACATTACCAAATGGTGTAAACTTCGCTCCAAATTTTGATTTGCTTTTAAGACCAAATGTAGGAGCTTTGGATTTTAATAAGGCTCCTATTGAAGGTTTTGATAGCAATGATATAGATATCTATATAGGGATAAAAAAATCTTATGATAACAAAAGCTATAATAAGGTCATAGATGATACGCAAATAGCCATACAGCGCCATCCAAAAAGTATTTTTGCTGGTGAGTTTTTGCTTTATAGATTAAGAGCTATGGATAAAATCTTTGAAACAAAAGATGAATACGAAGAGCTTACTCCTGAAAATATCGTTCAAGAAGGCAAGGCTTGGATGAGAAAATTTGTATCAGATGATAATTACCCTGAAGTTTTGTATATGGTGGCAAGGGCATACATAAAAGACAATATTCTTAGTGATGCAAAATATATGATAGATATACTTTTAAATGAGCATCCAAAGTCTGTTTTTACTTCTCTTGCGATACTTGATTATGCTGATGCTGTTTATAATAATGGTAAAGACAAAGATGCATTAAAGCTTTATGAGAATGTGCTTTATGCAACAGATAATATAAATATAGCAAGTCGCGCAGCTTTAAGCTTAACTAACAAAAGCATAGAAAAAGAAAAAATACAAGATGCAAAGAAATATGTGCTTAAAATTCTAAACTCAAATAATGATTATTTTTTAAAGGATAAACAAAAAGCATTTGACTTAGCTGGTGTTTTTGCAAGAAATAAAATGCCAGAAATATCAGCTAAGATATATGAAATTTTAGTAAAAAACACTGGAAAAATAGATCATTTATATGAAGTATCTTTGAAAAATTTAGGTATAGAACTCGCAAAAGACAATCAAACAAAAGAGGCTTACAAATACCTAAATAAATATCAAGATGAGTTTAAATATGGTGATTACGTAAGCGAAGTGCAAACCGCAATGGACAATCTGTTTTTCAAGCTTGATGAAAACAATGCTACAAAATTAAGAGAGCATTATAAAGAACTTATGAAAAAATATCAAAATGCAGATATAGGTAAAAAAGCTTTACTCTCTCTTATGGATTTAAATATTAAAGAAAGAAAATTTAAGCAAAATTTGGAGTATGCCGTTTTGGTTAAAGACTTAAATCAAACAAAAGGCATTGAATATCTAAAAACATCAGCATTTGAACTTGCAAAAGACAGTATAAGACAAAATGATTGTCAAGATGTTGTAAAGCTGATTGAAAATTATGATGTAAATAGGCTTGAATTAGCTCAATTTAAACTATATGAATGTCTTAATAGAACAGCTAGGTTTAAAGATGCATTAAATTTAGCACAAACACATATTTATGATAATGATTTAGAAGATAGGGTTGAGTGGCTTGTAAATTTGAGTGATAGTTACTATAAGACTAAGGATTATGAAAACAGCATAAAAGCTGCAAATGATGCTATCTCTTTGGGTGCTAGTGTTGAGCATTCAGATCCAACTCCTGCCTTATTTTTTAGATTTTATTCTCTTTTGGAGCTTGATAGATTTTCTGAAGCCATTGCAACTTTGCAAGTTATGGATGAGATAAGAGGTCAAGATTTTAAGCTTATAGAAGCTTATGATAAAGTTAGTAAATATGCTTTTTATAAGAATGATTTTGCAAATGCAAATATCTATTCAAAAAAGGCATTAGCGCTTCAAAATGGTGTTAGAATAAACACATTTACGCCAGAACTCAACTTTATATATGCCAGTTCGTCTTTAAAATTAGATCATATAAGTGATGCGTTGGATGAAGCAAAATATATACTTAGTTTAAGGCTTAAACCAGAAGAAAGAAGTAGGGCTTTAAACTTAATATCTACTGTTTATATCCAACAAAAAAAACCACAACTTGCTAAGCAATATTTAACAGAATGTGTAAATACAAATATACAAAGTTCATATAAATCTCTTTGTGAAGCTCAATTAAATTTAATAAAATGACATGGAATTTATTTTTATTTTTTTTATTTCTCTACCTTTTGATACAATAAATGTTTTTTAATTTACACAAAAAGGCTAAAAATGTCAAAAAAGTATAGGTTTGTGATATGCAATCCAGAGCTTTGTATTGGGTGTAAAGCTTGTGAAAAAGCCTGTCCAAACGCTTACACACTATATACTTTATTGATATTGGTTAAAATATCAAACCAATGTCGTCAGTGCGAACGGCTATTTTTGTGCGAGTGTCTTTGCTGTAATCAGACTTTATATTTTCATATAAGTCATATATATAATTTCGTGAAAATATATGTATAGGTTGTAAACTTTGCGCGATTGCCTGTCTTTATGGAATTATTCAAAGGATATTCCATCTTTAAAGATGATTGCAATTACAAGATTAACTTCATCAAAAGCAGAAAGTTTGTTGTGTTCAAATATGATTTATTTATATTGTTGATTTAAAAAAATCTTTCATATTTTTTAAAATTTAGAGCATATATGATTATAGATCTTTAATGTAAGAGCTAAAATATATTTTGCGACTCTATAATTTAGATGTTTTATTATTATTATTATACTAATTTTATTTAAGGTTGGGTTATAAAAATATCTTTTTACTATTTAAAATTAAAATTATAAATTCTTTAATTTGTTCCATGTTTCCCAACCTTATATAAAATTCTTTAATATATATTTGTTTGTTTTGCGATTTATTAAAATTTATAAAAAGCACCCAAAGTAAAGACGCTATTATCTTTTTTGCCATCTTGTATTGACACATCGTGCTTAAAGTCGACGGTAAAATTTTCATTTACATCATAAATTAGCCCAAATCCTAGCCAAGTTATATGTTTGGCTTGTGATATACCTTTTACATTTATGTTGTTATTCATATTGCTAAATTTAGCGTCAAAGCTAAAATCATTAGGTTTTGGAGCGCATGAATGGGTGATATTAGAATTTAGCGTAAGAGAGTTAAACTTAAAGCTAGACCTCACACCTGCTAATATAGAGTATGTATTATAGCGTTTTTTATCCGCAGTAATTCCTAAAGGCAGGTTTTCACTAAAGGCCCCACGAGAAATTTTATTTAGCTCAGTAGCTATAAATGGATTTAAATTCACAAAATCAACATTATAAAAACTTCCTAGCTCAGTGTAAGCAGAGTAAGTTTTGTGGTTGTATGATACATCGGAGTTTTTGTCCGCAACAACCCTTTTTATATCATTTTTTGAATCATTTAGTCCAACTCTGCCAGAGAGATAAAAATTTAAAAAATCATAAGATCCGTACACCGAAACATTGTCATTTTCTATTTTTATATCACCTGCTGATTTGTCAAAAGTAGCTTTTGAAGCGCTTTTTGATATAGCAAGACCGAGAGTTAGCTCATCGGTTACTTTGCCGTCTAGTCCGATTTGAGTTCCTTTTGTCTTAGCTAGAGTGTTTGCGTAGCCTTCTTTGGTGATTTTGCTCTCACCATACACCCCATCAAACCACACTCCACTTTTATAAGAGCGCATTAGCGAAGCTATCCTGTTGCTTAGTGTGCGATTTATGGTCTGGTTTTGTTTGAGTATTATGTTTTGATTTGATGCGTGAATTTCTCCTGAGAGTGAGTCTATCATTTGTGGGAGTACGTTAGCATGTGCATTCATTACTCTTACTGCCGTAGCTGAAATTTCATTTTGTTCTTGAGTTTGTGCTAGCTCATTTAAAGCCGTATCGAAATTTTTAGCTGTATTTAAAGAGCTTGCTGTTACGTATCCTGCTGCCTGCAATACGTGTACGGTAGCTTTTCTGTTGTATTCGACCCATATATTTTGCTTATCTTTATCCATATAAAAACTAGATAAATGTATATATCTTGATACATTATTTGAAGTTTTATAATCTCCATTATAGTTTTTTATCTCGTTTGCTTTTACTATATTTCTTTTTTTGGTTTGAGTGCCTATTACAGAATGGATATTTTCAACATCGGCTAGGATATAAGAGTTATCTTTCATATCCATTGTACCCGTAATTTCTAAATTTGACTTGTCGATATCTATGGCTATGCGACCTTTATCTTTTGAAACGTAGTTTCCATTTATTTTAAGACCATTTCCGTATACCTTTAACAATCCACCATTGTTTGTTACGCTATATGTATTGCCATTGCCTATATTCACAGTGTTGTTATGATTTTCTGCAAGAAGCGTTCCATCTTTTTCTATTGTAACGTAAGAATTTTTCAGTGATTTTTGGACAACTATAGCGCCATTTTCTATCCATGTTATACCTTGATAGGTATTTTCTCCTCCTAAGTATAAAGTTCCAGTTCCTTTTTTGTATATTCCGGCATCGCCTGCCATATCGTTATTCCAAGTCAGTTTTCTTGTATCTTTATAATTTCTATAATCAAAATCAACTGTAAATAAATTTTGTGTTACTCTATGTTTGTCTTTGTTTGTCAAAAGGCGTTTATCTAGTCTTCCTGGACCTCCTAAGGCTCTAGTTTCATTTAATATTCCCCAGCCAAATGTCTCATCCGGATTTTCTGTTTGATCTTTTGTGCCTGGTTTATCTGCGCTAGATAGGATAGTCATAGTAACTAAGTGATTATTCATCCATGGGAATTTCGTCCATACATTCGCAACCGCAGCGGTTACCACAGGAGCTGAAAATGATGTTCCTTCTATATATTTATAACATCCATTGGGACTATAGTTCTCACACTCATCAGCTGGTAGGTCTATGTCCCAATTCCCCCGAGCCGTGATACCCCAATTTTTACCTTTGTTTCCTATTTTGTTTGAATAACTCGCAAGTTTAGATGTGTCCCCACTATCATCAACTGCCATAACGGTTATCCAGCCGTTTTGAGCATTTGGTCTCAATAAAGGATAAAGGGCTTGTGGACTTGCATGATTTGAATATTCTTCTCCCAATACACCATCGTTTCCAGCAGTCCATATGAATATACTATCTGTCGCTGCATAGTGGGCAACATTTCCAAATGTTGTATTTGCTTGTCCGTAATCAGTGCCATTAAGACCATATGAATTGTTAAAAATTCTAACTTTTTTATCGTCATGTAAATGTTTGTAATGTTGTGAAGTATAGGCAATCGAATTGCTACTTCTAGATACCCCTGTCGAAAGGGCGAATATTTTGGCTTTTTCATTATGATTCACAACTGTATGGGACACCATTGTTCCGTGATGTTGTTTATCTTGCGGATCTTCATTTGTTTGCACTATTTCTATTCTGGATGTTCCGTTCGGTTTTTCAAATTTTTTAGATTTATAAAAGAAAGTATCGACTACACCGATATTCATAATCTTTTTTTCGTCATTGTACTTATCTTGCAAAATTTGATTTACGCTTTCTTTTACAAGCTCAAACGCTGATGTGTTTAGATACTCAATGCCTTTTGTTTGATTTAAGTCTTTAACCAAAACGGCATACTCCAAATTTTGCTTAAATTTTCTTTCTTTAATATTTAAATCCATAAGAGAGAGTAAAGCTTTTTTGCCTATATCTGCATTTTGATATTTTTTCATAAGTTCTTTATAATGCTCTCTTAATTTTGTAGCATTGTTTTCATCAAGTTTGAAAAACAGATTGTCCATTGCGGTTTGCACTTCGCTTACGTAATCACCATATTTAAACTCATCTTGATATTTATTTAGGTATTTGTAAGCCTCTTTTGTTTTATTTTTAAAAAATAATCATTGTTTGAGTTTATTGAGATTCAATTTACAGTTTTTGGATACAATTTGCGGTTTTACCTAACTTTAATTATATTAAGTTATGTCTTTAATTTCTTTGAATTAAGATTATAGCCTAGTCTTACTCAAAAACAAACTTAAGGATTAAAATGAAATTAGCCAATCTTAAAAATAGAAAAAATGCAAAAAAATTTGTAGTTTTACCAATAATATCTGTATTATTTATCGGTTGCGGTGGTGGCGGTGGTGGTGGTAGTAGTAGCAGTCCATCAATCCCAAATAATTATCCAAATTATCCAAACAATAGTCCCAATAACAATCATATAGCACCACCTGTAGTACTACCCGCTGTTAGCCTACCACATAACCCCTCCCCTGTGTCTCCGCTAGCACCTTTACCAAGTGGTATAATTCAAGGAACTTTGAAAGGCACAGAGAATTTAGATAGCAATCTAGTAGATACCAAGAAAGATGAAAAAAAGATTATGGATATCGGTGTAGTCGATACTTTCTTTTATGACTCTGAAAAATTTAAAAAAGATGGCAAATCTAGAATAGATATAACGCAAACCACACAAGACCCTAAAGATAAACAACATCACGGAACAATGGTAACTCACATGATTGTGAAACACAACACAGACTCTAAGATCTTCGTTCGGTCAGCAGGTCTATCGGGAAATAGAAATTCACTCCTGATTGGCTCTACTGAAAATGATTATAGAAATTTGCATAATAAAGGCGCTAGAATTTTTAATAATTCATATGGTTTTAATGGGACTAATCACGGAGATGTACGATTGACATTTCCAAATGTTGCCTGGTATGCAACGACAGATAGTATATTCATATGGTCTGCTGGAAATGAACATACAAATCATGCATCTCCGGAGTCGCTCTATCCTCATCTTAACGATGATGCTAGAAATGGTTGGATAACCGTTATGGCAGTTGATGAAACAGGAAATACATCTAAACTTGCAAATTATTCAAATAAAATAGGAAACAAAGGTAAAAATTGGGGTATCACAGCTCGAGGCAATTGGACTATAGAGCTACCTGGCGCCGAATGTACAAATAGTCCTTATGGATGCTATAAATATATAGAAGGAACATCATTTTCAGCTCCTGTGGTAACCGCTGCGGTTGCGAATGTATGGACGAAATTCCCATGGATGAATAATCACTTAGTTA from the Campylobacter pinnipediorum subsp. pinnipediorum genome contains:
- a CDS encoding multidrug ABC transporter permease/ATP-binding protein, whose product is MIKKILKKNIKTLIKIFFLTLLYSGLGILTLSFINNQILTIVDFDVFVVVEFLLLLVIFLVVSIYANASLSIFGHNFVYNMRKEVVKRILDTKNSQIELIGKAKIIASLNNDIRTISFALMSVPNFIQGLFFMAATSIYLIYISPKLFLFVFVWILAMLFVGVFFMSNIHKYFKLARKSDDGLQSSFEDVVQGHKELTLNRHRASIVFDEFDNVANEKKINLIKADIYNSISDNWSNIMLLGLVGMCIFLSISLNWASLQTAITAALTILFLRTSLTSLIGSVPTLLSAKVSYEKLTSLNFVDYKDDFLPKSLLDKNWKELRFENVNFKYNDKFGLKNLNLKINRGDMIFLIGKNGSGKSTFSNLVCGLLQPSSGKIYLDDVAIGHDNLSDFQSNISAIFSDLYLFSQVIDENGDFSNEEEYTKLLNMLKIEDKVQVLNGKLSTTSLSTGQRKRLSLLVALSEKRSLLILDEWASDQDPVFKRVFYREILPYLKNQGISILAISHDDSYFDIADRILLAKDGCIRELFGEERAIASIDAVEKIS
- a CDS encoding autotransporter serine protease yields the protein MQTAMDNLFFKLDENNATKLREHYKELMKKYQNADIGKKALLSLMDLNIKERKFKQNLEYAVLVKDLNQTKGIEYLNTSAFELVKESVNQILQDKYNDEKKIMNIGVVDTFFYKSKKFEKPNGTSRIEIVQTNEDPQDKQHHGTMVSHTVVNHNEKAKIFALSTGVSRSSNSIAYTSQHYKHLHDDKKVRIFNNSYGLNGTDYGQANTTFGNVAHYAATDSIFIWTAGNDGVLGEEYSNHASPQALYPLLRPNAQNGWITVMAVDDSGDTSKLASYSNKIGNKGKNWGITARGNWDIDLPADECENYSPNGCYKYIEGTSFSAPVVTAAVANVWTKFPWMNNHLVTMTILSSADKPGTKDQTENPDETFGWGILNETRALGGPGRLDKRLLTNKDKHRVTQNLFTVDFDYRNYKDTRKLTWNNDMAGDAGIYKKGTGTLYLGGENTYQGITWIENGAIVVQKSLKNSYVTIEKDGTLLAENHNNTVNIGNGNTYSVTNNGGLLKVYGNGLKINGNYVSKDKGRIAIDIDKSNLEITGTMDMKDNSYILADVENIHSVIGTQTKKRNIVKANEIKNYNGDYKTSNNVSRYIHLSSFYMDKDKQNIWVEYNRKATVHVLQAAGYVTASSLNTAKNFDTALNELAQTQEQNEISATAVRVMNAHANVLPQMIDSLSGEIHASNQNIILKQNQTINRTLSNRIASLMRSYKSGVWFDGVYGESKITKEGYANTLAKTKGTQIGLDGKVTDELTLGLAISKSASKATFDKSAGDIKIENDNVSVYGSYDFLNFYLSGRVGLNDSKNDIKRVVADKNSDVSYNHKTYSAYTELGSFYNVDFVNLNPFIATELNKISRGAFSENLPLGITADKKRYNTYSILAGVRSSFKFNSLTLNSNITHSCAPKPNDFSFDAKFSNMNNNINVKGISQAKHITWLGFGLIYDVNENFTVDFKHDVSIQDGKKDNSVFTLGAFYKF
- a CDS encoding tetratricopeptide repeat protein, which encodes MNKILLFLFCPFLLFAFTISLNSGIENKKSYSVLKISDDKEFECVEQILAYNTKRYACMLDDNGMMDIQDVELDLMDINYKKQDGKFFIVVLPKANSRLINTENKLYFDTNVKTNKSKTSKQFDIVVDPNLKEFDETLPNGVNFAPNFDLLLRPNVGALDFNKAPIEGFDSNDIDIYIGIKKSYDNKSYNKVIDDTQIAIQRHPKSIFAGEFLLYRLRAMDKIFETKDEYEELTPENIVQEGKAWMRKFVSDDNYPEVLYMVARAYIKDNILSDAKYMIDILLNEHPKSVFTSLAILDYADAVYNNGKDKDALKLYENVLYATDNINIASRAALSLTNKSIEKEKIQDAKKYVLKILNSNNDYFLKDKQKAFDLAGVFARNKMPEISAKIYEILVKNTGKIDHLYEVSLKNLGIELAKDNQTKEAYKYLNKYQDEFKYGDYVSEVQTAMDNLFFKLDENNATKLREHYKELMKKYQNADIGKKALLSLMDLNIKERKFKQNLEYAVLVKDLNQTKGIEYLKTSAFELAKDSIRQNDCQDVVKLIENYDVNRLELAQFKLYECLNRTARFKDALNLAQTHIYDNDLEDRVEWLVNLSDSYYKTKDYENSIKAANDAISLGASVEHSDPTPALFFRFYSLLELDRFSEAIATLQVMDEIRGQDFKLIEAYDKVSKYAFYKNDFANANIYSKKALALQNGVRINTFTPELNFIYASSSLKLDHISDALDEAKYILSLRLKPEERSRALNLISTVYIQQKKPQLAKQYLTECVNTNIQSSYKSLCEAQLNLIK
- a CDS encoding 4Fe-4S binding protein, whose protein sequence is MSKKYRFVICNPELCIGCKACEKACPNAYTLYTLLILVKISNQCRQCERLFLCECLCCNQTLYFHISHIYNFVKIYV
- a CDS encoding NADH dehydrogenase, encoding MKFKEFKKAKTLSLANLLSLSNLKLANELKECEFKYISCLNDEILGSKNLIKCEIGSISYVLALLCKYTLDIKDEYFDGLDEGYLSGECSVGEEEFDELKEWMKDVKNIIIDSSFFTHPDSKMLFEFLNLFDIDIVLADGEASEIKIDKKFTELKELDGYDGSVIYQYISQDSFVKGGTSFAIASKVKGKDNIFLKAEDFELNADFILDTTLKGTIAFVPVKKVNGYNFRLVRVQKI